One Micromonospora sp. FIMYZ51 genomic window carries:
- a CDS encoding ABC transporter ATP-binding protein, translating to MSSEPLLRVRDVHRRFRTGPTVVHALRGVSFDVAAGSMVALVGRSGSGKTTLLNTIGGLDRPDAGTVHVDGTAVTALDEDGLARLRREKVSYVFQSFGLIPVLSAAENVAAPLRLARVAPAERERRVELLLELVGLADHARQRPAELSGGQQQRVAIARALAASPRLLIADEPTGQLDAETGLSVMALLRGVVESEGVTALVSTHDPVMMALADRVIRIHDGHLDEEAAGQPDESVPDAR from the coding sequence ATGAGCAGCGAACCGCTGCTGCGCGTGCGCGACGTGCACCGGCGCTTCCGCACCGGGCCGACCGTCGTACACGCCCTGCGCGGCGTGTCGTTCGACGTGGCCGCCGGTTCCATGGTGGCGCTCGTCGGCCGGTCCGGCTCGGGCAAGACGACCCTGCTCAACACCATCGGCGGCCTGGATCGCCCGGACGCCGGCACGGTGCACGTCGACGGCACCGCCGTCACCGCGCTCGACGAGGACGGCCTGGCCCGGCTGCGGCGCGAGAAGGTGTCGTACGTCTTCCAGAGCTTCGGGTTGATCCCGGTGTTGTCGGCCGCGGAGAACGTCGCCGCCCCGCTGCGGCTGGCCCGTGTCGCCCCGGCCGAACGCGAGCGGCGCGTCGAGTTGCTGCTGGAGCTGGTCGGCCTGGCCGACCACGCCCGGCAGCGGCCGGCTGAGCTGTCCGGCGGCCAGCAGCAGCGGGTGGCGATCGCCCGCGCGCTGGCCGCCTCGCCCCGGCTACTGATCGCCGACGAGCCCACCGGCCAGCTCGACGCGGAGACCGGCCTGTCGGTGATGGCCCTGCTGCGCGGGGTGGTCGAATCCGAAGGCGTCACCGCACTCGTGTCCACCCACGACCCGGTGATGATGGCACTGGCCGACCGGGTGATCCGCATCCACGACGGGCACCTCGACGAAGAGGCAGCCGGGCAACCCGACGAGTCCGTGCCGGACGCCAGGTGA
- a CDS encoding LacI family DNA-binding transcriptional regulator, with amino-acid sequence MAAQKPRRQPTLDEVAERAGVSRSAASRVINKAPHVSRATRDAVERAIKELGYLPNRTARALATQQTGIVALAVSHDDPELFADPFFAQVIVGVSAVLEETDLHLLLCLASSGRGRSRLTNLLHTRGVDGIMLMALHGDDPLTHIVRRAGLPAVYGGRPLNFEPQWYVDSDNLGGARLATEHLIGLGRTRIVTITGPMSTDVGRARHRGYQEAMIMAGLTPYATAEGDFTETGGAAAMKSLLDSHPDLDAVFAASDDTAAGALRVLIDSGRSVPADVAVVGFDDLGTAERTDPPLTTVHQSVQALGKEMTRMLVGLIAGHEPSSIILPTKLVLRDSA; translated from the coding sequence ATGGCAGCGCAGAAGCCTCGGCGGCAACCGACCCTCGACGAGGTGGCCGAACGCGCCGGCGTGTCACGTTCCGCCGCGTCCCGGGTCATCAACAAGGCGCCGCATGTCAGCCGCGCCACGCGCGATGCCGTGGAGCGCGCCATCAAGGAGCTGGGCTATCTGCCCAACCGCACCGCCCGTGCGCTGGCCACCCAACAGACGGGGATCGTCGCGCTCGCGGTCTCCCATGACGATCCCGAGTTGTTCGCCGACCCGTTCTTTGCCCAGGTCATCGTCGGCGTGTCCGCAGTGCTCGAGGAGACCGACCTGCACCTGCTGCTGTGCCTTGCCAGCTCCGGCCGGGGCCGGTCCCGGTTGACCAACCTGCTGCACACGCGCGGCGTCGACGGCATCATGCTGATGGCGCTGCACGGCGACGATCCGCTGACCCACATCGTGCGTCGGGCCGGCCTGCCCGCGGTGTACGGCGGCCGGCCATTGAATTTCGAGCCACAGTGGTACGTCGACTCCGACAACCTCGGCGGCGCGCGACTTGCCACCGAACATCTCATCGGCCTCGGCCGAACCCGGATCGTCACCATCACCGGCCCGATGTCGACCGACGTCGGCCGCGCTCGCCACCGCGGCTACCAGGAAGCAATGATCATGGCTGGGCTGACCCCGTACGCGACGGCAGAAGGCGACTTCACCGAGACCGGCGGTGCCGCAGCGATGAAATCATTGCTTGACAGCCATCCCGATCTCGACGCCGTCTTCGCCGCCAGCGACGACACGGCGGCGGGCGCCCTGCGCGTCCTCATCGACTCCGGTCGGTCCGTGCCAGCCGACGTGGCAGTGGTGGGCTTCGACGACCTCGGCACCGCCGAACGAACCGATCCGCCGTTGACCACCGTCCACCAGTCGGTCCAAGCCCTGGGCAAGGAAATGACCCGGATGCTCGTCGGACTCATCGCGGGGCACGAACCCTCGTCCATCATCCTGCCCACGAAGTTGGTGCTCCGCGACTCGGCATGA
- a CDS encoding fatty acid--CoA ligase family protein: MPAEIWPQPVLDLLATGGDRPVFCDGDRTVTAAQMSGLVCRIAAGLRAAGAGPGVGVALRLGVTAEAFATIIAAFAVGARVSGIRPDLPRTQLAHQLGDNALLVDDTRVAELAATIDHTTTLVAAGRPSDVARITWTSGSTGNPKGCAQTYAAMSAAWAPYPDRWPPAVADLATRLQRFLVFGSLSSQVMLEYAILALTAGGTLIADHSPGFPAMISRNRATASVITVGKLHQLVQDQRTDPTDLSSLRALLVSGSPLAPGRLAEALDVLGPVIFHGYGQTETGMITMLTPAEMLAVPATLASVGRPPPVTELSIRDADGQPATEGELFVRTPAQAAAYWADPAETADVFVDGWVRTRDLARLDNDGYLHLLGRIRDVIIVHANLVYAGPIERVLAADPMVAEAYVVGRPDDVTGEAVHAYLVPAAGRAPDAGRLRTLVAQALGEPSVPQTIQVIDRVPVGPSGKPDKRALARSSALMQARTLLAGPDASTG; the protein is encoded by the coding sequence ATGCCGGCTGAGATCTGGCCACAGCCCGTCCTGGACCTGCTCGCCACCGGCGGCGACCGGCCGGTCTTCTGCGACGGCGACCGGACGGTCACCGCGGCGCAGATGTCCGGGCTGGTCTGCCGGATCGCCGCCGGGCTGCGCGCCGCCGGGGCCGGACCCGGCGTCGGGGTGGCCCTGCGGCTCGGTGTCACCGCCGAGGCATTCGCCACGATCATCGCGGCCTTCGCGGTCGGCGCCCGGGTCTCCGGGATCCGCCCCGACCTGCCCCGGACGCAACTCGCCCACCAACTCGGCGACAACGCACTGCTCGTCGACGACACCCGAGTCGCCGAACTGGCGGCGACAATCGACCACACGACCACGCTTGTCGCCGCCGGGCGGCCGAGCGATGTCGCCCGGATCACCTGGACCAGCGGCAGCACCGGCAACCCGAAGGGCTGCGCACAGACGTACGCGGCGATGAGTGCGGCCTGGGCCCCGTACCCGGACCGCTGGCCCCCGGCGGTCGCCGATCTCGCCACCCGGCTTCAGCGCTTTCTCGTCTTCGGCTCGCTGAGCAGCCAGGTGATGCTGGAGTACGCCATCCTCGCCCTGACCGCAGGGGGCACCCTGATCGCGGACCACTCCCCCGGGTTTCCTGCAATGATCAGCCGGAACCGGGCGACCGCGAGTGTGATCACCGTTGGCAAACTGCACCAACTCGTCCAGGACCAGCGCACCGATCCGACCGACCTGAGCAGCCTACGGGCGCTTCTGGTCTCCGGCTCCCCGCTCGCACCGGGCCGGCTCGCCGAGGCGCTCGACGTGCTCGGCCCCGTGATCTTCCACGGCTACGGCCAGACCGAAACCGGCATGATCACGATGCTGACGCCGGCCGAGATGCTTGCGGTCCCGGCCACGCTCGCCTCGGTCGGCCGACCACCCCCGGTGACCGAGCTGTCCATCCGGGACGCCGACGGCCAGCCCGCCACGGAGGGAGAACTCTTCGTGCGGACACCGGCGCAGGCCGCCGCGTACTGGGCGGATCCGGCCGAAACCGCCGATGTGTTCGTCGACGGCTGGGTCCGCACCCGCGACCTGGCCCGGCTGGACAACGACGGCTACCTGCACCTGCTCGGCCGGATCCGGGACGTCATCATCGTGCACGCAAACCTGGTGTACGCCGGCCCGATCGAGCGAGTTCTCGCCGCTGACCCCATGGTTGCCGAGGCGTACGTCGTCGGCCGTCCCGATGACGTCACCGGGGAGGCGGTGCACGCCTACCTGGTGCCGGCCGCCGGTCGCGCACCGGATGCCGGACGGCTGCGTACCCTGGTGGCGCAGGCGCTGGGGGAACCGTCGGTGCCGCAGACGATCCAGGTGATCGACCGGGTCCCGGTGGGGCCGAGCGGCAAGCCGGACAAGCGCGCCCTGGCGCGCAGCTCCGCGCTCATGCAGGCCCGCACACTCCTAGCTGGACCAGATGCGTCAACTGGCTAG
- a CDS encoding alpha-hydroxy acid oxidase yields MSSTEMLGLDDAALNLADVADGARRRLDPVHWDFFAGGAGDERTLRANEEAFGRCWVLPRILRGVPVRDLRISLLGSRLSMPVLIAPTAFHRLAHCEGEVATARAAAEAGTIMVVSMAATRSVEEIAAAGGPLWFQLYPQSDLGFTSALVRRAEAAGCRALVVTVDSPVFGRRERDLRHRFVDLPPGLACENMRDPSGRLRDIEMDAGLDWERIAWLRELTTLPILLKGVLHPADARLAVAHGVDGVVVSNHGGRQLDGVVATLDALPGIVAAVEGRLPVLLDGGIRRGTDVLVALALGASAVLVGRPVLWGLAVGGVAGVRHVLDLLRADLDRALALAGAAGPGDLSGDLVATAASG; encoded by the coding sequence GTGTCGAGCACTGAGATGCTCGGGCTGGACGACGCGGCACTGAACCTGGCCGACGTGGCCGACGGCGCGCGGCGTCGCCTGGACCCGGTGCACTGGGACTTCTTCGCTGGCGGGGCCGGCGACGAGCGTACGCTCCGCGCCAACGAGGAGGCCTTCGGCAGGTGCTGGGTGCTGCCCCGGATCCTGCGCGGGGTGCCGGTACGCGACCTGCGGATCTCGCTTCTCGGCAGTCGACTGTCGATGCCGGTGCTGATCGCGCCGACCGCCTTCCACCGGCTGGCCCACTGCGAGGGAGAGGTGGCCACCGCGCGGGCCGCCGCCGAGGCCGGCACGATCATGGTGGTCAGCATGGCGGCCACCCGGTCGGTCGAGGAGATCGCCGCAGCCGGCGGGCCGCTCTGGTTCCAGCTCTATCCACAGTCGGATCTCGGGTTCACCTCGGCCCTGGTACGGCGGGCCGAGGCCGCCGGCTGCCGTGCCCTGGTCGTCACGGTCGACTCGCCGGTGTTCGGTCGGCGGGAACGCGATCTGCGGCACCGCTTCGTCGACCTGCCGCCCGGACTGGCCTGCGAGAACATGCGCGACCCGAGCGGCCGGCTCCGCGACATCGAGATGGACGCCGGGCTGGACTGGGAGCGAATCGCCTGGCTGCGTGAGCTGACGACGCTGCCGATCCTGCTCAAGGGAGTGTTGCATCCGGCCGACGCCCGGCTGGCCGTCGCGCACGGTGTCGACGGTGTGGTGGTCTCCAACCACGGGGGCCGGCAGCTCGACGGAGTGGTCGCCACCCTGGATGCGTTGCCCGGGATCGTGGCGGCCGTCGAGGGCCGGCTGCCGGTGCTGCTCGACGGTGGCATCCGCCGAGGAACGGACGTACTTGTGGCGCTGGCGCTTGGCGCGAGCGCGGTGCTGGTCGGGCGTCCGGTGCTCTGGGGGCTCGCGGTGGGCGGCGTCGCCGGGGTACGGCACGTGCTCGACCTGCTGCGGGCCGACCTGGACCGGGCGCTGGCGTTGGCCGGCGCCGCCGGGCCGGGTGACCTGAGCGGCGACCTCGTCGCCACGGCGGCATCCGGATGA
- a CDS encoding NAD(P)-binding domain-containing protein, which yields MTLDYLIIGAGPAGLQLAALLERDGRDYLVLEAGAAPGTFFATYPRHRQLISINKIWTGSEDPEFNLRADWNSLLTDDPALLFKNYSRRYFPDAADLVRYLADFARGLRVRYHTRVTRVARDGELFTVATADDTLTAHRVVVATGVSQLYVPPIEGAELAERYDTVSVDPDDFVNQRVLIIGKGNSAFETADALVETAAVIHVAGPHSIKLAWQSHYVGHLRAVNNNFLDTYQLKSQNAVLDGTVERITRRGDGGYRIDFRYARTVESIRHLDYDRIILCTGFRFDASIFDASARPRLVFNDRFPEQTSAYESVNVPGLHFAGTLTQQRDFKRSTSGFIHGFRYGVRALHRILNARHHDSPWPCTPLDSTPEAIADAIIARLNRTSALWQQFAVLGDVVTISGDTALYHEEVPVDYLRDGGLGPEPFAFVATLEYGPDHDQVDPFDITVPRIAENDAEHAHDASYLHPVVRVHRGGRVVAVHHLAENLENHWDLPVVHQQPLVLFIKGVLSDAG from the coding sequence ATGACGCTCGATTACCTGATCATCGGAGCCGGACCGGCTGGGCTCCAGCTCGCCGCCCTGCTGGAGCGCGACGGTCGTGACTATCTGGTGCTGGAGGCCGGAGCGGCACCGGGCACCTTCTTCGCCACCTATCCCCGGCACCGGCAGCTCATCTCGATCAACAAGATCTGGACCGGTTCCGAGGATCCGGAGTTCAACCTCCGCGCCGACTGGAACTCGTTGCTCACCGACGACCCGGCGCTGCTGTTCAAGAACTACAGTCGGCGCTACTTCCCCGACGCGGCCGACCTGGTGCGATACCTCGCCGACTTCGCCCGCGGCCTGCGGGTCAGGTACCACACCCGGGTCACCCGGGTAGCCCGCGACGGGGAACTGTTCACCGTCGCCACCGCCGACGACACCCTTACCGCCCACCGGGTCGTGGTCGCCACCGGCGTCTCCCAGCTGTACGTTCCGCCGATCGAGGGCGCCGAACTCGCCGAACGGTACGACACCGTAAGCGTCGACCCGGACGACTTCGTCAACCAGCGCGTGCTGATCATCGGCAAGGGCAACTCGGCGTTCGAGACCGCCGACGCTCTGGTCGAGACCGCTGCGGTCATCCATGTCGCCGGCCCACACTCGATCAAGCTGGCCTGGCAGTCCCACTACGTCGGGCACCTGCGCGCGGTGAACAACAACTTCCTCGACACGTACCAGCTCAAGTCGCAGAACGCGGTGCTCGACGGCACCGTCGAACGGATCACCCGGCGCGGCGACGGCGGCTACCGGATCGACTTCCGATACGCCCGCACCGTCGAGTCGATCCGGCACCTCGACTACGACCGGATCATCCTCTGCACCGGGTTCCGGTTCGACGCGAGCATCTTCGATGCGTCAGCCAGGCCGCGACTGGTGTTCAACGACCGCTTTCCGGAACAGACCTCGGCGTACGAGTCGGTGAACGTCCCGGGCCTGCACTTCGCCGGCACCCTCACCCAGCAGCGCGACTTCAAGCGCTCGACAAGTGGGTTCATCCACGGCTTCCGGTACGGTGTGCGCGCCCTGCACCGGATTCTCAACGCCCGCCACCACGACTCGCCGTGGCCGTGCACGCCGCTGGACAGCACTCCGGAGGCGATCGCCGACGCGATCATCGCCCGGCTCAACCGGACCTCGGCGCTGTGGCAGCAGTTCGCGGTCCTCGGCGACGTCGTCACCATCTCCGGTGACACCGCGCTCTACCACGAGGAGGTGCCGGTCGACTACCTGCGCGACGGCGGCCTCGGGCCCGAGCCGTTCGCCTTCGTGGCCACCCTGGAGTACGGACCGGACCACGACCAGGTCGACCCCTTCGACATCACGGTCCCCCGGATCGCCGAGAACGACGCCGAACACGCGCACGATGCCAGCTACCTGCATCCGGTCGTGCGGGTCCACCGTGGCGGCCGGGTCGTCGCGGTACACCATCTCGCGGAAAACCTCGAGAACCACTGGGATCTTCCCGTCGTACACCAGCAGCCGCTCGTACTCTTCATCAAGGGCGTCCTGTCCGATGCCGGCTGA
- a CDS encoding aromatic amino acid ammonia-lyase: MTREVDLAVPLRIADLTAARDPVKVVVGPEVRDRVAAARTFLSEVLGDDRAVYGATTGFGALVGYPGRAELRDQADNTLAHLGAGQGPDLKPEVVRATMLIRARSLARGASGASPHVIDALTAMLATTFVPAVPRLGSVGASGDLIPLGAATQALRGRGYAYLDGVRLPAAQALAWAGLEPLPLDGRDALALVNGTSLTTAAAALALDSARASHRAVQLLTCLLADLLGSDPQFLDARLLRAYGHPGAIDVGAQMRRVSAGLVASGKRPLQEPYSIRCAPQLLGAAEDALRYVDSVVTADLDSVSDNPLFFPDEDLVVHGGNFFGQPAAFAADLLSMVVAQVGNLAERQLDLLVDPNRNGGLPPMLAAGPGQQHGLQGVQLASTALVAEIRRDAVPASMQSLPTNLHNQDVIPLGTQAALRALDQARLLHLLVGSLAVGLRQAAYVGARPPTAPGCAEVLAAVAAGVPPVDPDRPLDGDVRRAADVIANFDVSSISAVGWPL, translated from the coding sequence ATGACGAGAGAGGTAGATCTCGCGGTCCCGCTGCGGATCGCCGACCTGACTGCCGCTCGCGACCCGGTCAAGGTCGTGGTCGGGCCGGAGGTCCGGGACCGGGTCGCTGCCGCCCGCACGTTCCTGTCCGAGGTGCTCGGCGACGACCGCGCGGTGTACGGCGCCACCACCGGCTTCGGCGCTCTGGTGGGGTATCCGGGACGGGCCGAGCTGCGCGATCAGGCCGACAACACGCTCGCTCACCTCGGTGCGGGGCAGGGCCCGGACCTCAAACCGGAGGTCGTCCGCGCGACCATGCTGATCCGGGCCCGGTCGCTGGCCCGGGGCGCCTCGGGGGCGTCTCCGCACGTCATCGACGCCCTCACGGCGATGCTCGCGACCACGTTCGTTCCCGCCGTGCCCCGGCTCGGTTCGGTCGGGGCCAGCGGCGACCTGATCCCGCTCGGCGCGGCCACCCAGGCCCTACGTGGCCGCGGGTACGCCTATCTCGACGGGGTACGGCTGCCCGCGGCCCAGGCGTTGGCGTGGGCGGGTCTGGAACCGCTGCCCCTGGACGGCCGGGATGCCCTGGCGCTTGTCAACGGCACGTCGCTTACCACTGCGGCGGCGGCGCTCGCGTTGGACTCGGCACGCGCCTCGCACCGGGCGGTCCAGCTGCTCACCTGCCTGCTCGCCGATCTGCTCGGCAGTGACCCGCAGTTTCTCGATGCCCGGCTGCTGCGGGCGTACGGCCATCCGGGCGCGATCGACGTGGGCGCGCAGATGCGCCGGGTCAGCGCTGGACTCGTGGCCTCCGGCAAGCGTCCGCTTCAGGAGCCGTACAGCATCCGCTGCGCACCGCAGCTGCTCGGCGCGGCCGAGGACGCGCTGCGCTACGTCGACTCCGTCGTCACGGCCGACCTCGACAGCGTCAGCGACAATCCGTTGTTCTTCCCCGACGAGGATCTCGTCGTGCACGGCGGCAACTTCTTCGGGCAGCCGGCCGCGTTCGCCGCCGACCTGCTGTCGATGGTCGTGGCGCAGGTGGGCAACCTCGCCGAACGGCAACTCGACCTGCTCGTCGACCCGAACCGCAACGGCGGTCTGCCGCCGATGCTGGCCGCCGGACCGGGACAGCAGCACGGTCTCCAGGGCGTGCAACTGGCGTCGACCGCGCTTGTCGCCGAGATCCGCCGCGACGCCGTACCGGCGAGCATGCAGAGCCTGCCGACCAACCTGCACAACCAGGATGTCATCCCGCTCGGCACCCAGGCCGCGCTGCGGGCGCTGGACCAGGCCCGGCTGCTGCACCTGCTGGTCGGGTCGCTCGCGGTGGGGCTGCGCCAGGCCGCGTACGTGGGTGCGCGTCCGCCGACCGCGCCCGGCTGCGCCGAGGTGCTGGCCGCGGTGGCTGCGGGCGTACCACCGGTCGACCCGGACCGGCCGTTGGACGGTGACGTACGGCGCGCCGCCGATGTCATCGCGAATTTCGATGTCTCTTCGATCTCTGCCGTGGGGTGGCCGCTGTGA
- a CDS encoding NAD(P)-binding domain-containing protein — MTLDYLIIGAGPAGLQLAALLEADGKRDYLVLERAGIPGAFFARYPRHRQLISINKPHTGSDDPEVNLRLDWNSLLSDDPALRFTGYTERYFPHADVMVRYLADFAAKTGVKVRYNSPVTSVAKVDGLFEVRAGQTFRARRLIVATGVSRPYLPEIAGLELAEQYADMSVDPRDYLDQKVLIIGKGNSAFETAENLMETTTLIHLAGPSSIRMAWRTHYVGHLRAVNNNFLDTYQLKSANAILDGTISRIERDGTGFKVTFAFSRADEVIKELWYDRVLACTGFAFDPSIFDDSCRPELAIKDRFPAQTPQWESVNVTDLYFAGTISQERDFKRSTSGFIHGFRYGVRALHKILERRYYETPWPSEKLDATAESIAEAIVARVNRTSALWQQFSFLGDVVTVAGPDARYHDEVPVEYFAQTGLRTADHDYRHAFVVTLEYGPDHDQVDPFDITVARVAQNVVGQAHAAAYLHPVVRHHRAGQVVATHHLAENLENQWDRPDVHVAPLTAFLGRCLSSVEH, encoded by the coding sequence GTGACGCTTGACTACCTGATCATCGGAGCCGGGCCGGCCGGGCTGCAACTCGCCGCCCTGCTGGAGGCCGACGGTAAGCGCGACTACCTGGTGCTGGAGCGCGCGGGCATTCCGGGGGCCTTCTTCGCCCGCTACCCCCGGCACCGCCAACTGATCTCCATCAACAAGCCGCACACCGGCTCGGACGACCCCGAGGTGAACCTGCGGTTGGACTGGAACTCGCTGCTCAGCGACGATCCGGCGTTGCGGTTCACCGGGTACACGGAACGGTATTTCCCGCACGCCGACGTGATGGTCCGCTACCTGGCGGACTTCGCCGCGAAGACAGGGGTGAAGGTTCGGTACAACTCGCCGGTGACGTCGGTGGCCAAGGTGGACGGGCTGTTCGAGGTGCGGGCCGGGCAGACCTTCCGGGCGCGGCGGCTGATCGTCGCCACCGGTGTCTCCAGGCCGTACCTTCCGGAGATTGCGGGCCTGGAACTCGCGGAACAGTACGCGGACATGTCCGTCGACCCGCGCGACTACCTCGACCAGAAGGTGCTGATCATCGGCAAGGGAAACTCCGCGTTCGAAACCGCGGAGAACCTGATGGAGACCACCACACTTATCCACCTCGCCGGCCCGAGTTCGATCCGGATGGCCTGGCGGACCCATTACGTGGGGCATCTGCGCGCGGTCAACAACAACTTCCTGGACACCTACCAGCTGAAGTCGGCGAACGCGATCCTGGACGGCACCATCAGCCGGATCGAGCGCGACGGCACCGGCTTCAAGGTGACGTTCGCGTTCTCCCGGGCGGACGAGGTGATCAAGGAACTCTGGTACGACCGGGTGCTCGCCTGCACCGGATTCGCCTTCGACCCGTCGATTTTCGACGACAGCTGCCGTCCGGAACTCGCGATCAAGGACCGCTTTCCGGCCCAGACCCCGCAGTGGGAGTCGGTGAACGTGACAGACCTGTACTTTGCCGGCACCATCTCTCAGGAACGCGACTTCAAACGCTCGACAAGTGGCTTCATCCACGGCTTTCGGTACGGCGTACGGGCCCTGCACAAAATCCTCGAACGACGGTACTACGAGACGCCGTGGCCGTCGGAGAAGCTGGACGCCACCGCGGAGTCGATCGCCGAGGCCATCGTCGCCCGGGTCAACCGCACCTCCGCCCTGTGGCAGCAGTTCAGCTTCCTCGGCGACGTGGTCACCGTGGCCGGGCCGGACGCGCGCTACCACGACGAGGTACCGGTCGAATACTTCGCCCAGACCGGCCTGCGCACCGCCGACCACGACTACCGGCACGCCTTCGTCGTGACCCTGGAGTACGGCCCCGACCACGACCAGGTGGATCCGTTCGACATCACGGTCGCCCGGGTGGCCCAGAACGTCGTCGGTCAGGCCCACGCCGCCGCCTACCTGCACCCGGTCGTCCGTCACCACCGGGCCGGGCAGGTCGTCGCCACCCACCACCTAGCGGAGAACCTGGAGAACCAATGGGACCGGCCGGATGTCCACGTCGCGCCGCTCACCGCGTTCCTCGGCCGCTGCCTGAGCAGTGTCGAGCACTGA
- a CDS encoding ABC transporter ATP-binding protein, with protein sequence MSSAPLSLPQPSARAPEFGRDALIVCENLVRIYQTGSIEVQALQGLDLAVESGELVAVVGASGSGKSTLLAILAGIDAPTAGRVRVDRWNLLAMSRADRVDYRRHTVGFVRQQTASNLIPYLSAREMVDLPMTAARIAKRERRERAAELLDSLGVADCADRRPGQLSGGQQMRVAIAVALANQPRVLLADEPTGELDAATSAEVFGVLRDVNRRYGVTVVVVTHDPEVSGQVERTVAIRDGRTSSEVLRRTTTDAEGDTQLIAEEYAVMDRAGRVQVPRDFRQALALTRRVRLALEPDHITIRSDSGSG encoded by the coding sequence ATGTCCAGCGCCCCGCTGTCCCTGCCGCAGCCATCCGCGCGGGCACCCGAGTTCGGCCGGGACGCGCTCATCGTCTGCGAGAACCTGGTGCGGATCTACCAGACCGGCTCGATCGAGGTGCAGGCACTGCAGGGACTGGACCTAGCCGTGGAGAGCGGTGAGCTGGTCGCCGTCGTCGGTGCCTCCGGATCGGGCAAGTCGACGCTGCTCGCCATCTTGGCCGGCATCGACGCCCCCACCGCCGGGCGGGTCCGGGTCGACCGGTGGAATCTGCTGGCGATGTCCCGCGCGGACCGGGTGGACTACCGGCGGCACACCGTCGGGTTCGTACGGCAGCAGACCGCGAGCAACCTGATCCCTTACCTGAGCGCCCGGGAGATGGTGGACCTGCCGATGACGGCGGCCCGTATCGCGAAGCGGGAGCGCCGGGAGCGCGCGGCCGAGTTGCTGGACAGCCTCGGTGTCGCCGACTGCGCCGATCGACGCCCCGGGCAACTCTCCGGAGGGCAGCAGATGCGGGTCGCGATCGCGGTGGCGCTGGCCAACCAGCCGCGGGTCCTGCTCGCCGACGAGCCGACCGGCGAGCTGGACGCCGCCACGTCCGCGGAGGTCTTCGGCGTGCTGCGGGACGTCAACCGGCGGTACGGCGTCACCGTTGTCGTGGTGACCCACGACCCGGAGGTGAGCGGCCAGGTCGAACGGACCGTCGCGATCCGGGATGGACGCACCAGCAGCGAGGTGCTGCGCCGCACCACCACCGACGCGGAGGGCGACACGCAGCTGATCGCCGAGGAGTACGCCGTGATGGACCGGGCCGGGCGGGTGCAGGTGCCCCGCGACTTCCGCCAGGCGCTGGCGCTGACCCGACGGGTCCGGCTGGCCCTGGAACCCGACCACATCACGATCCGCTCCGACTCGGGAAGCGGCTGA
- a CDS encoding glycoside hydrolase family 6 protein has protein sequence MRRRTRPWGLAAALALAVPAILLGAPAAHANPISQTSGFYVDPNSSPAAWAAANPGDGRAAAIRTEIAQKPMARWFGNWSGDIAGAVRGYVGAADAVDKLPLLVAYNLPGRDACGGHSGGGAGSVGAYDSWIASFAAAIGSRPAVVVLEPDSLGDFNCMSQAQINERVGMLSRAVGQFRSKAPNTWTYIDAGNPRWVDAQTMAQRLNMAGVANARGFALNVSNYFTTGENTNYGNQVAAALQRFGYSKPYVIDTSRNGNGSNGQWCNPGGRRIGTPSRTGGGAEMLLWLKTPGESDGNCGVGGGTSAGQFLPEVAYKMIYGY, from the coding sequence ATGAGACGACGGACCCGCCCCTGGGGACTTGCCGCCGCGCTGGCGTTGGCGGTTCCCGCGATCCTGCTCGGGGCACCAGCTGCGCACGCGAATCCGATCAGCCAGACCAGCGGCTTCTACGTCGACCCCAACTCGAGTCCGGCGGCGTGGGCGGCGGCAAACCCGGGCGACGGACGCGCCGCCGCCATCCGCACCGAGATCGCGCAGAAGCCGATGGCCAGATGGTTCGGCAACTGGAGTGGCGACATCGCAGGCGCGGTCCGGGGCTATGTGGGAGCCGCAGACGCGGTTGACAAGCTGCCGCTGCTGGTGGCCTACAACCTTCCCGGCCGGGACGCGTGCGGCGGCCACTCCGGTGGTGGCGCCGGCAGCGTCGGCGCGTACGACTCATGGATCGCCTCTTTCGCCGCCGCCATCGGCAGCCGTCCCGCCGTGGTGGTCCTCGAACCGGACTCCCTCGGCGACTTCAACTGCATGAGCCAGGCGCAGATCAACGAGCGGGTGGGCATGCTCTCCCGCGCCGTCGGCCAGTTCCGGTCCAAGGCGCCCAACACCTGGACCTACATCGACGCCGGCAATCCCCGCTGGGTCGACGCCCAGACGATGGCGCAGCGGCTCAACATGGCCGGCGTGGCAAACGCGCGCGGCTTCGCGCTGAACGTCTCGAACTACTTCACCACCGGTGAGAACACCAACTACGGCAACCAGGTCGCCGCCGCGCTACAGAGGTTCGGTTACAGCAAGCCGTACGTGATCGACACCAGTCGCAACGGCAACGGCTCCAACGGCCAATGGTGCAACCCCGGCGGTCGCAGGATCGGCACCCCCAGCCGGACGGGCGGCGGCGCGGAAATGCTGCTGTGGCTCAAGACGCCGGGTGAGTCCGACGGCAACTGCGGAGTCGGCGGCGGGACCAGCGCCGGGCAGTTCCTCCCCGAGGTGGCCTACAAGATGATCTACGGTTACTAG